A part of Vespertiliibacter pulmonis genomic DNA contains:
- a CDS encoding DUF6682 family protein, which yields MNINDFIVRVRFDFNDIDHDRIDDPLIIDYLNEGIGEIFKLNPSKFLKTIVAKLDDSDLQQPCCCDLLYSVDAITDAHGNFIAELKEVDNSAQTAFGKRNCGNRTTDTRSYSKVENTDNQFTVKPPISPNESVYARMTCAVLPKINENAPLDKAIVENYASLVDYVLYRLFGAETESATSQQKSAFHYKQFLDSILLKEQVRQAFIRQGSASVKGAKK from the coding sequence ATGAATATAAATGACTTCATTGTTCGGGTTCGGTTTGATTTCAATGATATTGATCACGACCGTATAGACGACCCACTGATTATTGATTATCTCAATGAAGGCATTGGCGAAATATTCAAATTAAACCCAAGCAAATTCCTCAAAACGATTGTAGCGAAACTAGACGATAGCGATTTACAACAGCCTTGTTGTTGTGATTTGCTTTATTCCGTTGATGCGATTACTGATGCACATGGCAATTTTATTGCGGAGCTAAAAGAAGTAGATAATTCAGCTCAAACGGCATTTGGTAAACGTAATTGTGGTAATAGAACAACCGATACACGCAGTTACAGCAAAGTGGAAAATACTGATAATCAATTTACCGTCAAACCACCAATTAGCCCAAATGAGAGTGTGTATGCTCGAATGACCTGTGCGGTTTTACCAAAAATCAACGAAAACGCACCGCTGGATAAGGCGATTGTTGAAAACTATGCCAGCCTAGTGGATTATGTCTTATACCGTCTATTTGGTGCTGAAACCGAAAGTGCGACTTCACAACAGAAATCCGCCTTTCATTATAAGCAATTTTTAGACAGTATTTTACTCAAAGAACAAGTGCGACAAGCCTTTATTCGTCAAGGTTCAGCGAGTGTGAAAGGAGCGAAAAAATGA
- a CDS encoding tyrosine-type recombinase/integrase, whose amino-acid sequence MATITKRGEKWRVHIRKKGIVKTATFSTKTEASRWAQSIESQIDAGEYSPVPQMTFAELINKYVEEVTIHKGGARPEALRLNRIAKTPLGSVYLAELSKQDFEKWQEQRLSEVSVLSVLRERVSLSAVISQAIKWEFLKNNPLSLVDKPKEPPARTRRYSQDEIDRLIFVSGFDFEIEPVTLISRVGASVLFAIETAMRAGEICNMRWEDVNFTSATVLLPKTKNGFARTVPLSSFALKILKHLEKVKVDDGSVFQMKSASHDAVFRKMKALAGLDEADLHFHDTRREALSRLAKKVDVMTLAKISGHRDIKILLNTYYAPDMQEVASLLG is encoded by the coding sequence ATGGCAACGATTACTAAACGGGGTGAAAAATGGCGAGTTCATATCCGAAAGAAAGGGATTGTGAAAACAGCAACGTTTTCTACTAAAACTGAAGCAAGTCGTTGGGCTCAATCTATTGAATCGCAGATTGATGCAGGGGAATATAGCCCTGTTCCTCAAATGACCTTTGCAGAGCTGATAAATAAATATGTAGAAGAAGTAACAATACATAAAGGTGGAGCAAGGCCTGAAGCATTGCGATTAAATCGGATTGCTAAGACGCCATTAGGTTCAGTTTATCTTGCTGAATTAAGTAAGCAAGATTTTGAGAAATGGCAAGAACAACGTCTATCAGAAGTTTCTGTTTTGAGTGTATTGAGAGAACGAGTGAGCTTGTCTGCTGTTATTTCTCAAGCTATTAAATGGGAGTTTTTGAAGAATAACCCGTTATCTCTTGTTGATAAACCGAAAGAGCCACCAGCACGAACTCGCCGTTATTCTCAAGATGAAATTGACCGTTTGATCTTCGTTTCAGGATTTGATTTTGAGATTGAGCCAGTAACGTTAATTAGTCGAGTAGGTGCTTCCGTTCTGTTTGCTATTGAAACAGCAATGCGTGCTGGGGAAATTTGTAATATGAGATGGGAAGATGTGAATTTTACAAGTGCAACTGTTTTATTGCCAAAAACCAAAAATGGATTTGCAAGAACCGTTCCTTTATCTTCCTTTGCATTAAAAATTTTGAAACATCTTGAAAAAGTGAAAGTAGATGATGGTAGTGTTTTTCAAATGAAGTCGGCATCTCATGATGCGGTTTTTCGTAAGATGAAAGCATTGGCAGGTCTTGATGAAGCAGATTTACATTTTCATGATACTCGCCGAGAAGCATTATCTCGCCTTGCAAAAAAAGTAGATGTGATGACTTTGGCAAAAATTAGTGGGCATAGGGATATTAAAATTCTACTTAATACTTATTATGCCCCAGATATGCAAGAAGTGGCGAGTTTACTTGGTTAA
- a CDS encoding phage holin, lambda family produces the protein MPEKNPDIYAQIWAFFISKLPKDYSLTCAVVITFFVSFLRSFLYDPKDTVKRVFAEACLCSVIVYSADPALQYLGFEKPLIIPVGTVIGLFGTSAVRQAIFKYLKSRRK, from the coding sequence ATGCCCGAGAAGAACCCTGATATCTATGCCCAAATTTGGGCTTTTTTTATTTCTAAATTACCGAAAGATTATTCATTGACCTGTGCGGTCGTGATTACTTTCTTTGTCTCTTTCCTACGCTCATTTCTGTATGACCCGAAAGATACCGTGAAAAGAGTCTTCGCTGAAGCTTGTTTGTGCAGTGTGATCGTCTATTCGGCAGATCCAGCTTTGCAATATTTAGGGTTTGAAAAGCCCCTTATTATACCCGTCGGCACGGTGATTGGGTTATTTGGGACAAGTGCTGTACGCCAAGCCATTTTCAAGTACTTAAAATCAAGGAGGAAATGA
- a CDS encoding LPD38 domain-containing protein, whose translation MLGLPDVNVTIHGSTFKKVMQDKHNVTAETLKQLPSQINDPVAVMKSITHDKSYIVLTELVEQENGWNKPIIAALHLKQDKNGLELVNIASVYGRSKSQIQKGLNDDLLYWNDKKGTDFANTFGLQLPAYASLKQSTGSDIKTEADLRQYQSDNSANVNQRGEHTFAEAIPRRTANSFDEVRNIVSELLGEPLVNQKTGMIATLSKRSLDKLLSGKATGKSTNVHDHLMAVANIDQLFENAVQGWVEPHKNNDPNIAGVHRMFAPLNIDGEVKLAKLTIKAMNFDQGNKIYSVETIEVENENGILGNLEATANQDDKLTSPQNADVDSLVQRIKDFNDRSRNITQNSANEIRYSRQSVEDLAATGKAKDDHTSLFQDLISRDVTRLTERWGKATAKLDEIFADSLRPISDWIDNLPALEENGKALIKGRMYRAKNLRDVARSELEAKFMQPLQKELSELAKKYQKDPLSTKRIVGFWASLRYSVIRNQRLLETDKKAVDDAQLALEEAQQSGKQSAIDKAARAYRAAERQYRYRQEDVNSTQFGKGAEDVPFKVGTAGGWSIPEAQAYMAGLEKHIAKADMEKVLANLYAMQKYMLLLDSKSGRYTPEQIKEYMADQYYVPLTGDPNMSEDTGFIGGVGSRSLNISRDKALKGRTASEAEDAFDAVWKAVGKTTTFYGWQPFKQSLFDSYNARVDELTEKGMAEKSAKEQASAELGISVQKLMGLTRPNDNVLIHKDLGEYYEIHLPDNVVKNLKEDNVEVANRWTTWVSKPTRMMARGVTQLTYDFAPKNMFRDTWDKSDLIRDQKIYDKNGKALSQAAKNKIGRAVWFNALNPNKGIWKATNKFARGQSLDINSDNEAERAMAQLVQYGGLSSFTQMIAKTEEDFIQQVRRKGTAKGVFVEQLAGYVEAYNGTFDYVSSLATFKALVDNNVDPEQAASLTLDLSNFRKTGTATKSLKGFFMFLQPKMMGASVLLKSLNTPSGKLRFARQVTASMLIYNALALAFASMFGDDEAGNKLDMLGDITGFIPIPIPWADENSEHKFWKLPLGFGSAQLAWNMAVNVSRAARGSISATDASVNVVTNFGKVFAPVSPSDISASKDPVAKLVLTLTPSIALPVIQLGFNRDAFGRPIHTTFERGEKIKAEQGKANTADAWEHIALSLYDMTGGVIDMYPESVKHLINGYALPLGSFREATNILIENPNREKLGKTQRPVLLRSLVGNVNEFAVQTTFYEAMEEAQATHKAYTRFKETGQLSDWVTPEKMQEVRFYELAQKRTGELRSLKAKRTKALNKGTLSQDAYDKWIREVYVPHTDKVQRAFVNKWRREHGLDTTLQSGTPKL comes from the coding sequence ATGCTGGGGTTGCCAGATGTGAATGTAACTATTCACGGTTCAACCTTTAAAAAAGTAATGCAGGATAAACATAATGTAACGGCAGAAACATTGAAGCAATTACCTAGCCAAATCAACGATCCTGTTGCCGTGATGAAGTCTATAACTCACGATAAAAGTTATATTGTTTTAACTGAATTAGTAGAGCAAGAGAATGGTTGGAATAAGCCAATTATTGCAGCACTACACCTAAAACAAGATAAAAATGGATTAGAGTTAGTCAATATTGCGAGTGTTTATGGACGCAGTAAATCTCAAATTCAAAAAGGATTGAATGATGATTTGCTTTATTGGAATGATAAAAAAGGGACTGATTTTGCGAATACCTTTGGGCTTCAATTGCCCGCATATGCATCACTAAAACAGTCCACTGGTAGTGATATTAAAACAGAAGCCGACTTACGTCAATACCAATCTGATAACTCAGCTAATGTAAATCAGCGTGGAGAGCATACTTTTGCTGAAGCTATACCAAGACGTACAGCAAATAGTTTTGATGAGGTAAGAAATATTGTTTCTGAATTATTAGGTGAGCCCTTGGTAAATCAAAAAACAGGAATGATTGCAACTCTGTCTAAACGTTCTTTAGATAAATTATTAAGTGGTAAAGCAACAGGAAAATCAACTAACGTACACGATCACTTAATGGCAGTGGCGAATATCGATCAGCTTTTTGAAAATGCGGTACAAGGTTGGGTTGAACCACATAAAAATAATGATCCAAATATTGCAGGTGTACATAGAATGTTTGCACCATTAAATATTGATGGAGAAGTTAAATTAGCGAAGCTTACGATTAAGGCGATGAATTTTGATCAAGGTAATAAGATTTATTCAGTTGAAACTATTGAAGTTGAAAATGAAAACGGCATTTTGGGTAACTTGGAAGCCACAGCTAATCAAGATGATAAACTGACTTCCCCACAAAATGCCGATGTTGATAGTCTAGTACAACGCATCAAAGATTTCAATGACAGGAGTAGAAATATTACTCAAAATTCAGCCAACGAAATCCGCTATTCTCGTCAATCCGTTGAAGATTTAGCGGCAACGGGGAAAGCGAAAGATGATCACACGAGTTTATTCCAAGATTTAATTTCTCGAGATGTTACTCGATTGACGGAAAGATGGGGTAAGGCAACGGCGAAATTAGATGAAATCTTTGCAGACTCATTGCGGCCTATTTCTGATTGGATAGACAACTTGCCAGCCTTGGAAGAGAACGGTAAAGCGCTTATCAAGGGAAGAATGTATCGTGCGAAGAACTTGAGAGATGTGGCCCGTTCTGAACTGGAAGCTAAATTTATGCAACCTTTACAAAAAGAGTTGAGTGAATTAGCGAAAAAATATCAGAAAGACCCGTTAAGTACCAAGCGTATTGTCGGGTTTTGGGCATCATTACGTTATTCGGTGATCCGAAACCAACGGTTATTAGAGACGGATAAAAAAGCCGTTGATGACGCTCAATTAGCACTGGAAGAGGCACAACAAAGTGGTAAGCAATCTGCAATTGATAAGGCGGCTCGTGCGTATCGTGCAGCAGAAAGGCAGTACCGCTATCGTCAGGAAGATGTGAATAGCACTCAATTTGGCAAAGGGGCGGAAGATGTACCGTTTAAAGTAGGGACAGCAGGCGGCTGGTCTATTCCAGAAGCACAGGCATATATGGCAGGATTGGAAAAACATATTGCGAAAGCTGATATGGAAAAAGTGTTAGCTAATCTCTATGCGATGCAAAAATATATGCTACTGCTTGACTCAAAAAGTGGACGTTACACGCCCGAACAAATTAAGGAATATATGGCTGACCAATATTATGTTCCTTTAACGGGCGATCCAAATATGAGTGAGGACACGGGCTTTATCGGGGGCGTGGGTTCTCGTTCACTCAACATTTCTCGAGACAAAGCGTTAAAAGGACGAACCGCGTCAGAAGCAGAAGATGCGTTTGATGCCGTATGGAAAGCGGTCGGTAAAACAACGACGTTTTATGGCTGGCAACCGTTTAAGCAATCGTTATTTGATAGCTATAATGCGAGAGTGGACGAACTCACCGAAAAAGGAATGGCAGAAAAGTCAGCGAAAGAACAGGCGAGTGCTGAGTTAGGTATATCTGTTCAAAAGCTGATGGGATTAACACGTCCTAATGATAATGTGCTTATTCACAAAGATTTAGGTGAGTATTATGAAATTCATCTACCGGATAATGTTGTGAAGAATCTTAAAGAGGACAACGTAGAAGTGGCTAATCGTTGGACGACTTGGGTTTCAAAACCAACGAGAATGATGGCCCGAGGGGTAACGCAACTGACCTACGATTTTGCCCCGAAAAATATGTTTAGGGATACGTGGGATAAGTCCGATTTAATTCGAGATCAAAAAATCTATGATAAAAACGGTAAAGCATTATCGCAAGCAGCCAAAAACAAAATTGGACGGGCGGTGTGGTTTAATGCGTTAAACCCTAATAAAGGGATTTGGAAAGCCACCAATAAATTTGCACGAGGTCAATCGCTGGATATCAATTCAGACAATGAGGCTGAACGAGCAATGGCACAATTAGTGCAATATGGTGGCTTATCCTCCTTCACCCAAATGATTGCTAAAACGGAAGAAGATTTTATCCAGCAGGTTCGCAGAAAAGGCACAGCCAAAGGTGTTTTTGTTGAACAGTTGGCAGGTTATGTTGAGGCATACAATGGCACGTTTGATTATGTTTCTTCTTTAGCGACCTTTAAAGCATTAGTGGATAATAATGTCGATCCTGAACAAGCGGCGAGTTTAACCTTAGATTTGTCAAACTTCAGAAAAACAGGGACAGCAACGAAAAGTCTGAAAGGATTTTTTATGTTCTTACAACCAAAAATGATGGGAGCTTCTGTCTTATTAAAGAGTTTGAATACCCCGAGCGGTAAACTGCGTTTTGCAAGGCAAGTTACGGCAAGTATGCTGATTTACAATGCACTGGCTCTAGCATTTGCCTCAATGTTTGGTGATGATGAAGCAGGTAATAAATTGGATATGCTGGGTGATATTACAGGCTTTATTCCGATTCCAATCCCTTGGGCAGATGAAAACAGTGAACATAAATTCTGGAAATTACCGCTTGGATTTGGTTCAGCCCAATTAGCGTGGAATATGGCCGTGAATGTGAGCCGTGCAGCTCGTGGTTCAATTTCAGCAACGGATGCCAGTGTGAATGTTGTAACAAACTTCGGTAAGGTCTTTGCTCCTGTATCGCCTTCGGATATTTCGGCATCAAAAGACCCCGTCGCAAAATTGGTACTCACGCTTACCCCAAGTATTGCCTTGCCTGTTATACAACTTGGTTTTAATCGAGATGCGTTCGGACGTCCAATTCATACTACCTTTGAACGTGGCGAGAAAATCAAAGCAGAACAGGGCAAAGCGAACACGGCAGATGCGTGGGAACATATTGCCTTATCGTTGTATGATATGACGGGGGGCGTGATCGATATGTACCCAGAGTCGGTTAAGCATTTAATCAATGGCTATGCGTTGCCGTTAGGCTCATTTAGAGAAGCCACTAATATTCTGATTGAAAACCCGAATCGAGAAAAGTTAGGGAAAACACAGAGACCAGTGCTATTACGTTCTTTGGTCGGTAATGTGAATGAATTTGCTGTTCAAACCACATTCTATGAAGCGATGGAAGAAGCACAAGCTACGCATAAAGCCTATACACGCTTCAAAGAAACAGGGCAATTATCAGACTGGGTTACGCCTGAGAAAATGCAAGAAGTCCGTTTTTATGAATTAGCCCAAAAAAGAACAGGTGAATTACGTTCGCTTAAGGCAAAACGTACAAAGGCACTCAATAAAGGCACACTTTCACAAGATGCCTACGACAAATGGATTAGAGAGGTCTATGTTCCACATACCGATAAAGTCCAACGAGCCTTTGTGAATAAATGGCGAAGAGAACACGGCTTGGATACCACACTCCAATCAGGCACGCCGAAGTTGTAA
- a CDS encoding RloB family protein: protein MGSDDLHKKRKSQTLKQKQRKIGTKKPYDRVLIVCEGSKTEPLYFKALREEYQLHTANIEICNSSGSDPISIVNHAKIRYREAKNERNSFDRVYCVFDKDQHANYKPAIKTLESLAPKNTFFAITSIPCFEYWILLHFSYTTRPYVATHRKSAADSVISELKKYIPHYEKNVNIFDMIKGSTSFAITNAKKANESAQRGSTDNPSTKIVYLVEDLINLLECK from the coding sequence ATGGGAAGTGATGATTTGCATAAAAAAAGAAAATCCCAGACGTTAAAACAAAAGCAACGAAAAATAGGAACAAAAAAACCTTATGACCGAGTTTTAATTGTATGTGAAGGTTCCAAAACAGAGCCTTTATACTTCAAGGCATTGAGAGAAGAATATCAGTTACATACTGCAAATATAGAAATTTGTAACTCGTCAGGTTCAGACCCTATAAGTATTGTAAATCATGCTAAGATACGATACAGGGAAGCTAAAAACGAAAGAAACTCTTTTGATAGAGTGTATTGTGTTTTTGATAAAGATCAACATGCCAATTACAAGCCCGCAATCAAAACCTTAGAAAGCCTAGCACCTAAAAACACATTTTTTGCTATTACATCTATTCCTTGTTTTGAATATTGGATTTTATTACATTTCTCTTATACAACAAGACCTTATGTTGCGACACATAGAAAGTCTGCAGCTGATAGTGTTATTAGTGAATTAAAAAAATATATTCCCCATTATGAGAAAAATGTTAATATTTTTGATATGATAAAAGGTTCTACATCATTTGCAATAACAAATGCCAAAAAAGCAAATGAATCAGCTCAAAGAGGTTCTACGGATAATCCTTCTACCAAAATAGTTTATCTTGTAGAAGATCTTATTAATTTATTAGAGTGTAAATAA
- a CDS encoding ribbon-helix-helix protein, CopG family yields MAMSIAEIQKRSDIKRGVKVKGFKLHLDTIALIEQLSKELNISQTQLVTQAVQQFAEQQNK; encoded by the coding sequence ATGGCAATGTCAATAGCTGAAATTCAAAAACGTAGCGATATAAAACGAGGCGTTAAAGTAAAAGGCTTTAAACTTCATCTCGATACTATCGCTTTAATTGAACAACTAAGCAAAGAACTGAACATCTCTCAAACGCAACTGGTTACCCAAGCTGTACAACAATTTGCAGAACAACAGAATAAATAA
- a CDS encoding Bro-N domain-containing protein: protein MNNHTIQTQKTQIQAEFSTFKFDKSEIRTLVINREPWFVARDLCDALGLSNSRMSLLALDDDEKGVSLIYTHGGQQEMSIVSESGMYTLILRCRDAVKKGSIPHSFRKWVTAEVLPTIRKTGKYENKTTVDERTGLRDAVNMLVSKKGLIYSEAYHLVHQRFNVQSIEELTSEQLPMAVEYVHKLCLEGELIIDEPKQLNNCTIKEEEALHIIVNLFHSLNGAYDMGEKIRNNAPHIGREIDKELGGYHIYNLNEPTHQALAKARKYIQAKSERIMFVKGMLSLLEEPKRIAN, encoded by the coding sequence ATGAATAATCATACTATACAAACTCAAAAAACTCAAATTCAGGCTGAATTTTCAACTTTCAAATTTGATAAAAGTGAAATTCGTACTTTAGTTATCAATAGGGAGCCTTGGTTTGTCGCTAGGGATCTCTGTGATGCTCTTGGTTTAAGTAACTCAAGAATGTCCTTACTAGCCTTAGATGATGATGAGAAGGGAGTAAGTTTAATTTACACCCATGGCGGACAGCAAGAAATGAGCATAGTTTCCGAAAGTGGAATGTACACTTTGATCTTACGTTGCCGTGATGCAGTTAAAAAAGGTTCTATCCCACACAGTTTTAGAAAATGGGTAACAGCAGAAGTTTTACCAACAATTCGCAAAACAGGCAAATATGAAAATAAAACCACAGTAGATGAAAGAACGGGGTTACGAGATGCCGTAAATATGCTTGTAAGTAAAAAAGGGCTAATTTATTCTGAAGCCTATCATTTAGTACATCAGCGTTTTAATGTGCAATCAATCGAAGAACTTACATCAGAGCAGTTGCCAATGGCAGTAGAGTATGTTCATAAACTTTGTTTAGAAGGTGAGTTGATTATTGATGAACCTAAACAACTAAATAATTGCACGATAAAAGAAGAAGAAGCATTGCATATTATCGTTAATCTCTTTCATTCTCTTAATGGAGCTTACGATATGGGTGAAAAGATACGGAATAACGCTCCACATATCGGACGAGAAATTGACAAAGAGCTAGGAGGTTATCATATCTACAACTTGAACGAACCTACTCACCAAGCTTTGGCAAAAGCTCGCAAATACATTCAAGCCAAAAGCGAACGAATTATGTTCGTCAAAGGAATGTTGAGCTTACTTGAAGAACCAAAACGAATTGCAAATTAA
- a CDS encoding recombination protein NinG yields MAKRPKEQKCRACGNYFIKTWSTTQVVCSVKCAIVIGKKKAEEKRKKQDKADRLQRKERLQALKNRADWLKDLQTVFNKFIRLRDKDLPCISCGRHHSGQYHAGHYRSVGACPELRFDELNVHKQCSVCNNHKSGNITDYRINLVRKIGTEEVERLDQHNHPPLKLTIDEIKDLIKVYKAKVKELERG; encoded by the coding sequence ATGGCAAAGAGACCGAAAGAGCAGAAATGCCGAGCCTGTGGTAATTATTTCATTAAGACGTGGAGTACTACGCAAGTGGTTTGTTCGGTGAAGTGTGCAATAGTGATAGGTAAGAAGAAAGCCGAAGAGAAACGTAAAAAACAGGATAAAGCAGACCGCTTGCAACGGAAAGAACGGTTACAAGCATTAAAAAACCGTGCGGATTGGTTAAAGGATTTACAAACGGTATTCAATAAATTTATTCGCCTACGGGATAAAGATTTGCCGTGTATTTCTTGTGGTCGCCATCACTCGGGGCAATATCACGCTGGGCATTATCGCAGTGTTGGGGCTTGTCCTGAACTCCGTTTTGATGAGTTAAATGTTCATAAGCAATGTTCAGTGTGTAATAACCATAAGAGCGGAAACATTACAGACTATCGAATTAACTTAGTGCGAAAAATTGGGACAGAAGAGGTTGAACGGTTAGATCAACACAATCACCCGCCTTTAAAGCTAACGATTGATGAGATTAAGGATTTGATAAAGGTTTATAAGGCGAAAGTAAAGGAGTTGGAACGTGGCTGA
- a CDS encoding M15 family metallopeptidase gives MMTYQFSQSSKDKLRGVHPDLVKVVSLALSISEVDFKVIEGLRTKERQAYLFKIHATKTMQSRHLTGHAIDIVPLPVDWNNLAAFGKVAKAMFKASEQLKIPIRWGGDWNRNGRSDDEKFYDGPHFELLKAIYP, from the coding sequence ATGATGACCTACCAATTTAGCCAATCAAGTAAAGATAAATTACGGGGGGTACACCCTGATTTAGTCAAGGTTGTCAGCCTTGCGCTGTCCATCAGTGAAGTCGATTTTAAAGTGATTGAGGGTTTGCGAACGAAAGAGCGACAAGCCTATCTGTTTAAAATCCACGCCACAAAAACAATGCAAAGCCGACATTTAACAGGACATGCTATTGATATTGTTCCCTTGCCTGTGGATTGGAATAATTTAGCCGCATTTGGCAAGGTTGCAAAAGCAATGTTCAAAGCAAGTGAACAGCTAAAAATCCCTATTCGTTGGGGCGGTGATTGGAATCGTAATGGGCGTTCTGATGATGAGAAATTCTATGACGGCCCGCATTTTGAATTACTCAAAGCGATTTATCCGTAG
- a CDS encoding antiterminator Q family protein produces the protein MAEKLLEQPKQEWIENHLEKWGAWVFSGLDFESRMNMIAKLMLSADPDRIAVPEREMCGDELGLVISSVVGYCIKNPCPLDYKYLEAKYVYGRSVYAIAKYMWAKDKSISVNAWYKRVTQSLKSSEWIVAKFLDLALKNHKNADKLKKFAFSV, from the coding sequence GTGGCTGAGAAATTATTGGAGCAACCAAAACAAGAGTGGATTGAGAACCATTTGGAAAAGTGGGGAGCTTGGGTATTCAGTGGGTTAGATTTTGAAAGCCGTATGAATATGATTGCGAAGTTAATGCTTTCAGCCGACCCCGACCGAATTGCGGTACCTGAACGTGAGATGTGTGGTGATGAATTGGGATTAGTGATTAGTTCAGTGGTCGGATATTGCATTAAGAACCCGTGTCCGTTGGATTACAAGTACCTTGAAGCGAAGTATGTTTACGGACGTTCGGTCTATGCGATTGCGAAGTATATGTGGGCGAAAGATAAGTCAATATCAGTAAATGCGTGGTATAAAAGAGTTACACAAAGCTTAAAATCATCAGAATGGATTGTCGCTAAGTTTCTCGATCTTGCGCTTAAAAATCATAAAAATGCGGACAAGTTGAAGAAATTTGCTTTTAGCGTGTAA
- a CDS encoding glycoside hydrolase family 104 protein translates to MANRQLVEEYLQHPNMRHFLDVLAFTEGTQKHGYHTTFGGGRIDDLSQHPNKIWGRTGDGATTATGRYQFLGSTWNEQAKKLGLKDFSGPSQDLAAVSLIADRGAAKDIINGDINSALKKLSSTWASLPYNNSPHQSQRKLSEVMNYWNNLKNGKEQGLVMVEGNANGQPREEVSMGQPTTPSDYGFTPPVNMQNTTPSKTENGTDFAGFNQLNNIINDFVEPQPPKVDYRQQFQQQLASAFGIEPKASNGIPDYIGDLVRSIYDETA, encoded by the coding sequence ATGGCAAATAGACAACTGGTTGAAGAGTATTTGCAACACCCTAATATGAGACATTTCCTAGATGTGCTTGCTTTTACTGAAGGTACTCAAAAGCATGGTTACCATACTACATTTGGTGGTGGGAGAATTGATGATTTATCTCAGCATCCAAATAAAATTTGGGGGAGAACGGGAGATGGTGCGACAACAGCCACGGGGCGTTACCAATTTTTAGGCAGTACATGGAATGAACAAGCAAAGAAATTAGGATTAAAGGATTTTTCTGGTCCTAGTCAAGATTTGGCGGCGGTTTCTTTAATTGCTGATCGAGGGGCAGCGAAAGATATTATCAATGGTGATATTAATTCAGCACTAAAAAAACTCAGTTCAACATGGGCTAGCCTTCCTTATAACAACAGCCCACATCAATCTCAAAGAAAATTGAGTGAAGTAATGAACTATTGGAATAATTTAAAAAATGGGAAAGAGCAGGGTTTAGTTATGGTTGAGGGGAATGCCAATGGTCAGCCCCGTGAAGAAGTGAGTATGGGGCAGCCGACAACACCATCTGATTATGGCTTTACTCCCCCCGTTAATATGCAAAATACAACACCATCAAAAACCGAAAATGGGACTGATTTTGCCGGGTTTAACCAACTGAATAATATCATAAATGATTTTGTTGAGCCACAACCTCCAAAAGTAGATTATCGCCAACAGTTCCAGCAACAGCTGGCAAGTGCATTTGGCATAGAGCCTAAAGCCAGTAATGGAATACCTGATTACATAGGGGATTTAGTCCGTAGTATTTATGATGAAACCGCATAG
- a CDS encoding XRE family transcriptional regulator, which translates to MKKEETLPFKILFKQKRTELGYTQKDVAERTNTSPTLISKYEKGLAKPRIETAKRIAELLKIDLTTLIESLTQEEVYLTKIPFYLTEFDEDEFLYIPNTLLPNNVSPSNFLAYKYQGNSMEPILQHGDTLIVNTTYDMNDNCFNKDIFLVMTDDNVYTRHIAVGDKNNFIIYASNNMYQSFEISHQRIEIIGKVIWRSGFI; encoded by the coding sequence ATGAAAAAAGAAGAAACTTTACCATTTAAAATTCTATTTAAGCAAAAGCGGACTGAATTAGGTTATACACAGAAAGACGTTGCCGAGAGAACGAATACTAGCCCTACGCTCATTTCTAAATATGAAAAAGGACTTGCAAAGCCACGTATTGAGACAGCAAAGCGAATCGCTGAACTGCTTAAAATTGACCTAACCACACTCATTGAGTCTTTAACACAAGAAGAGGTTTACCTAACTAAAATTCCATTCTACCTAACAGAATTCGATGAAGATGAATTTTTATATATCCCAAATACTCTATTACCAAATAATGTCAGCCCTTCTAATTTCCTTGCTTATAAATATCAAGGTAATTCAATGGAGCCTATACTACAACATGGAGATACGCTTATTGTAAACACAACGTATGACATGAATGATAACTGTTTTAATAAAGATATTTTTTTAGTTATGACCGATGATAATGTCTATACTAGACATATCGCTGTAGGAGATAAAAATAACTTTATTATCTATGCATCCAATAATATGTATCAATCATTTGAAATATCTCATCAACGCATTGAGATTATTGGAAAAGTAATTTGGCGTAGTGGCTTCATTTAA